One Triticum dicoccoides isolate Atlit2015 ecotype Zavitan chromosome 4B, WEW_v2.0, whole genome shotgun sequence genomic window carries:
- the LOC119290979 gene encoding V-type proton ATPase subunit a3-like isoform X1 produces the protein MARSGGGCCPSMDLMRSEAMQLLQVIIPTESAHLAVSHLGDLGLIQFKDLNADKSPFQRTYAAQIKRCAEMARKLRFFKEQMSKAGILVSPMQSTETPLDFDDMEVKLGELEAELTEVNANDEKLQRAHNELLEYSTVLQKAGEFFYSAQRSAAAQHRQMEANQSGETSLESPLLEQDMLTDASKQVKLGSLSGLVPKEKAMAFERILFRATRGNILLRQESVDEPVTDPQSGEKVYKNTFVVFYSGERAKAKILKICDAFRANRYPFPEDLAKQTHTVQEVSGKISELKATIDMGLAHRDSILKTIASEFEHWNHLAKKEKSIYHTLNMLSVDVTKKCLVGEGWSPVFATNQIQDALQRATLESKSQVGSIFQVLNTKESPPTYFQTNKFTSAFQEIVDAYGVAKYQEANPGVYTIITFPFLFAVMFGDWGHGICILLATLYLIIREKKFASQKLGDIMEMMFGGRYIIMMMSIFSIYTGLIYNEFFSIPFELFAKSAYACRDSSCSDSTTEGLIKVRDTYPFGVDPVWHGSRSELPFLNSLKMKMSILLGVSQMNLGIFMSYFNAKFFRNSVNVWYQFCNRYQFVPQLIFLNSLFGYLSMLIIIKWCTGSKADLYHVMIYMFLSPTDDMGENQLFPGQKTLQQVLLLLALVSVPWMLIPKPFFLKWEHERRHQGHQYAMLEGADESVVAELGEHNEESNHHEEFEFSEIFVHQLIHTIEFVLGAVSNTASYLRLWALSLAHSELSTVFYDKVLLLTLGYNNIFILAIGVVVFICATVGVLLVMETLSAFLHALRLHWVEFQNKFYEGDGYKFAPFSFALISEDEE, from the exons ATGGCGCGCAGCGGAGGGGGCTGCTGCCCCTCCATGGATCTGATGCGGTCGGAGGCGATGCAGCTCCTGCAGGTCATCATCCCCACCGAGTCCGCGCACCTCGCCGTCTCCCACCTCGGCGATCTGGGCCTCATCCAGTTCAAAGAC CTCAACGCAGACAAGAGCCCGTTTCAACGCACCTATGCTGCCCag ATCAAAAGGTGTGCTGAAATGGCCCGCAAGCTGCGATTTTTTAAGGAACAAATGTCGAAAGCTGGAATACTAGTTTCTCCTATGCAATCAACCGAAACTCCTCTGGATTTTGATGACATGGAG GTAAAGCTTGGAGAACTGGAAGCTGAACTTACTGAAGTAAATGCAAACGATGAAAAATTACAACGGGCCCACAATGAGCTGCTGGAGTACAGTACTGTTCTTCAAAAG GCTGGTGAGTTTTTCTATTCAGCTCAAAGAAGCGCTGCAGCACAACACAGGCAAATGGAAGCAAATCAGTCTGGTGAGACTTCCCTGGAGAGTCCTCTGCTGGAACAG GATATGTTAACAGATGCATCGAAACAAGTGAAACTTGGCTCTTTGAGTGGTCTTGTGCCAAAGGAAAAGGCCATGGCTTTTGAACGTATCTTATTCCGTGCCACGAGGGGCAACATTTTGCTCAGACAAGAGTCTGTTGATGAACCTGTCACTGATCCGCAATCCGGAGAAAAG GTGTACAAAAATACATTTGTCGTATTCTACTCTGGGGAGAGGGCAAAGGCCAAAATTCTAAAGATATGTGATGCTTTTCGCGCAAACCGTTACCCTTTTCCTGAAGACCTTGCTAAACAAACGCATACTGTTCAGGAG GTATCTGGAAAGATATCAGAGTTAAAGGCAACAATTGACATGGGATTAGCTCATCGTGACAGTATACTCAAAACTATTGCATCAGAGTTTGAGCATTGGAACCATCTG GCAAAAAAGGAAAAATCAATTTACCACACTCTAAACATGTTGAGCGTTGATGTGACGAAGAAATGCTTAGTTGGTGAGGGCTGGAGTCCAGTTTTCGCAACTAATCAG ATTCAGGATGCACTTCAGCGTGCTACTCTTGAGAGCAAATCCCAAGTTGGCTCGATTTTTCAGGTTCTTAACACAAAAGAGTCTCCTCCAACATATTTCCAGACAAACAAATTTACCTCAGCCTTCCAGGAAATTGTTGACGCATATGG GGTAGCTAAGTATCAAGAAGCAAATCCTGGTGTATACACTATTATCACTTTTCCTTTCTTATTTGCTGTCATGTTTGGAGATTGGGGTCATGGAATTTGCATATTACTTGCAACACTCTATCTGATTATCCGAGAGAAGAAATTCGCTTCACAG AAACTTGGAGACATAATGGAGATGATGTTTGGAGGCCGCTACATAATTATGATGATGTCAATTTTCTCAATCTACACAGGATTAATATACAATGAGTTTTTCTCCATTCCATTTGAACTTTTTGCTAAATCAGCCTATGCATGCCGCGATTCTTCTTGTAG TGATTCTACTACTGAAGGGTTAATCAAGGTAAGGGATACTTACCCGTTCGGCGTGGACCCTGTGTGGCATGGTAGTCGAAGTGAGCTGCCATTTCTCAACTCACTGAAGATGAAAATGTCAATTCTTCTTGGAGTGTCACAAATGAACCTTGGAATTTTTATGAGTTACTTCAATGCGAAATTCTTCAGGAACAGTGTTAATGTCTG GTACCAGTTTTGTAACAGGTACCAGTTTGTTCCCCAGCTGATCTTCTTGAACAGCTTGTTTGGCTACCTATCCATGCTTATCATCATTAAGTGGTGCACAGGGTCAAAAGCAGATCTGTACCATGTTATGATATATATGTTCCTTAGCCCCACAGATGACATGGGAGAGAACCAGTTATTTCCTGGCCAGAAAACTTTACAG CAAGTTTTGCTTCTGCTTGCTCTGGTATCTGTTCCCTGGATGCTGATTCCAAAGCCATTTTTCTTGAAATGGGAACATGAGCGA AGGCATCAAGGACATCAGTACGCCATGCTTGAGGGTGCAGATGAATCAGTTGTAGCAGAGTTGGGGGAGCATAATGAAGAATCAAACCACCATGAGGAGTTCGAGTTCAGTGAAATATTTGTTCACCAGCTGATCCATACAATTGAGTTTGTTCTTGGTGCAGTCTCAAATACCGCTTCATATCTTCGTCTCTGGGCTCTCAG TCTTGCACACTCGGAGTTGTCCACTGTGTTCTATGATAAAGTTCTCCTTCTGACGCTGGG GTACAACAATATTTTTATCCTCGCTATTGGTGTCGTTGTCTTCATCTGCGCCACTGTCGGTGTGTTGCTTGTTATGGAGACCCTAAGTGCATTCCTTCACGCCTTGAGGCTCCATTGGGTGGAGTTCCAGAACAAGTTCTATGAGGGTGATGGTTACAAGTTCGCACCATTCTCGTTTGCTCTAATCAGTGAGGACGAAGAGTGA
- the LOC119290979 gene encoding V-type proton ATPase subunit a3-like isoform X2: MARSGGGCCPSMDLMRSEAMQLLQVIIPTESAHLAVSHLGDLGLIQFKDLNADKSPFQRTYAAQIKRCAEMARKLRFFKEQMSKAGILVSPMQSTETPLDFDDMEVKLGELEAELTEVNANDEKLQRAHNELLEYSTVLQKAGEFFYSAQRSAAAQHRQMEANQSGETSLESPLLEQDMLTDASKQVKLGSLSGLVPKEKAMAFERILFRATRGNILLRQESVDEPVTDPQSGEKVYKNTFVVFYSGERAKAKILKICDAFRANRYPFPEDLAKQTHTVQEVSGKISELKATIDMGLAHRDSILKTIASEFEHWNHLAKKEKSIYHTLNMLSVDVTKKCLVGEGWSPVFATNQIQDALQRATLESKSQVGSIFQVLNTKESPPTYFQTNKFTSAFQEIVDAYGVAKYQEANPGVYTIITFPFLFAVMFGDWGHGICILLATLYLIIREKKFASQKLGDIMEMMFGGRYIIMMMSIFSIYTGLIYNEFFSIPFELFAKSAYACRDSSCSDSTTEGLIKVRDTYPFGVDPVWHGSRSELPFLNSLKMKMSILLGVSQMNLGIFMSYFNAKFFRNSVNVWYQFVPQLIFLNSLFGYLSMLIIIKWCTGSKADLYHVMIYMFLSPTDDMGENQLFPGQKTLQQVLLLLALVSVPWMLIPKPFFLKWEHERRHQGHQYAMLEGADESVVAELGEHNEESNHHEEFEFSEIFVHQLIHTIEFVLGAVSNTASYLRLWALSLAHSELSTVFYDKVLLLTLGYNNIFILAIGVVVFICATVGVLLVMETLSAFLHALRLHWVEFQNKFYEGDGYKFAPFSFALISEDEE; encoded by the exons ATGGCGCGCAGCGGAGGGGGCTGCTGCCCCTCCATGGATCTGATGCGGTCGGAGGCGATGCAGCTCCTGCAGGTCATCATCCCCACCGAGTCCGCGCACCTCGCCGTCTCCCACCTCGGCGATCTGGGCCTCATCCAGTTCAAAGAC CTCAACGCAGACAAGAGCCCGTTTCAACGCACCTATGCTGCCCag ATCAAAAGGTGTGCTGAAATGGCCCGCAAGCTGCGATTTTTTAAGGAACAAATGTCGAAAGCTGGAATACTAGTTTCTCCTATGCAATCAACCGAAACTCCTCTGGATTTTGATGACATGGAG GTAAAGCTTGGAGAACTGGAAGCTGAACTTACTGAAGTAAATGCAAACGATGAAAAATTACAACGGGCCCACAATGAGCTGCTGGAGTACAGTACTGTTCTTCAAAAG GCTGGTGAGTTTTTCTATTCAGCTCAAAGAAGCGCTGCAGCACAACACAGGCAAATGGAAGCAAATCAGTCTGGTGAGACTTCCCTGGAGAGTCCTCTGCTGGAACAG GATATGTTAACAGATGCATCGAAACAAGTGAAACTTGGCTCTTTGAGTGGTCTTGTGCCAAAGGAAAAGGCCATGGCTTTTGAACGTATCTTATTCCGTGCCACGAGGGGCAACATTTTGCTCAGACAAGAGTCTGTTGATGAACCTGTCACTGATCCGCAATCCGGAGAAAAG GTGTACAAAAATACATTTGTCGTATTCTACTCTGGGGAGAGGGCAAAGGCCAAAATTCTAAAGATATGTGATGCTTTTCGCGCAAACCGTTACCCTTTTCCTGAAGACCTTGCTAAACAAACGCATACTGTTCAGGAG GTATCTGGAAAGATATCAGAGTTAAAGGCAACAATTGACATGGGATTAGCTCATCGTGACAGTATACTCAAAACTATTGCATCAGAGTTTGAGCATTGGAACCATCTG GCAAAAAAGGAAAAATCAATTTACCACACTCTAAACATGTTGAGCGTTGATGTGACGAAGAAATGCTTAGTTGGTGAGGGCTGGAGTCCAGTTTTCGCAACTAATCAG ATTCAGGATGCACTTCAGCGTGCTACTCTTGAGAGCAAATCCCAAGTTGGCTCGATTTTTCAGGTTCTTAACACAAAAGAGTCTCCTCCAACATATTTCCAGACAAACAAATTTACCTCAGCCTTCCAGGAAATTGTTGACGCATATGG GGTAGCTAAGTATCAAGAAGCAAATCCTGGTGTATACACTATTATCACTTTTCCTTTCTTATTTGCTGTCATGTTTGGAGATTGGGGTCATGGAATTTGCATATTACTTGCAACACTCTATCTGATTATCCGAGAGAAGAAATTCGCTTCACAG AAACTTGGAGACATAATGGAGATGATGTTTGGAGGCCGCTACATAATTATGATGATGTCAATTTTCTCAATCTACACAGGATTAATATACAATGAGTTTTTCTCCATTCCATTTGAACTTTTTGCTAAATCAGCCTATGCATGCCGCGATTCTTCTTGTAG TGATTCTACTACTGAAGGGTTAATCAAGGTAAGGGATACTTACCCGTTCGGCGTGGACCCTGTGTGGCATGGTAGTCGAAGTGAGCTGCCATTTCTCAACTCACTGAAGATGAAAATGTCAATTCTTCTTGGAGTGTCACAAATGAACCTTGGAATTTTTATGAGTTACTTCAATGCGAAATTCTTCAGGAACAGTGTTAATGTCTG GTACCAGTTTGTTCCCCAGCTGATCTTCTTGAACAGCTTGTTTGGCTACCTATCCATGCTTATCATCATTAAGTGGTGCACAGGGTCAAAAGCAGATCTGTACCATGTTATGATATATATGTTCCTTAGCCCCACAGATGACATGGGAGAGAACCAGTTATTTCCTGGCCAGAAAACTTTACAG CAAGTTTTGCTTCTGCTTGCTCTGGTATCTGTTCCCTGGATGCTGATTCCAAAGCCATTTTTCTTGAAATGGGAACATGAGCGA AGGCATCAAGGACATCAGTACGCCATGCTTGAGGGTGCAGATGAATCAGTTGTAGCAGAGTTGGGGGAGCATAATGAAGAATCAAACCACCATGAGGAGTTCGAGTTCAGTGAAATATTTGTTCACCAGCTGATCCATACAATTGAGTTTGTTCTTGGTGCAGTCTCAAATACCGCTTCATATCTTCGTCTCTGGGCTCTCAG TCTTGCACACTCGGAGTTGTCCACTGTGTTCTATGATAAAGTTCTCCTTCTGACGCTGGG GTACAACAATATTTTTATCCTCGCTATTGGTGTCGTTGTCTTCATCTGCGCCACTGTCGGTGTGTTGCTTGTTATGGAGACCCTAAGTGCATTCCTTCACGCCTTGAGGCTCCATTGGGTGGAGTTCCAGAACAAGTTCTATGAGGGTGATGGTTACAAGTTCGCACCATTCTCGTTTGCTCTAATCAGTGAGGACGAAGAGTGA